In the genome of Natator depressus isolate rNatDep1 chromosome 21, rNatDep2.hap1, whole genome shotgun sequence, one region contains:
- the ADORA3 gene encoding adenosine receptor A3, with translation MTNSSLTLSSLDAVYITIEFVIGISATLGNILVIWTVKLNPAFQTNTFYLIVSLALADIAVGILVIPLAIVVSLGVVIHFYSCLFMCCLLMVFTNASILSLLAIAIDRYLRVKLPTRYRTITTKRRIWVALGICWLLSLLTGFVPMFGWNQRTDTKRASELKCKFTSVMRMDYMVYFSFFAWILIPMILMCALYIEIFYIIRTKLSQSATNMNAARVFYGKEFKAAKSLALVLFLFAICWLPLSILNCILYFCPKCHIPSPLLYVSILLSHSNSVMNPIVYACKIKKFKDTYTLILRACVLCMSPKLVSPSMEQTSDCDPATP, from the exons ATGACAAACAGCAGCTTGACTCTAAGCAGCCTGGATGCAGTTTACATCACCATCGAGTTCGTTATTGGGATATCGGCGACCCTGGGCAACATCCTGGTCATCTGGACGGTGAAGCTGAACCCAGCTTTTCAGACAAATACCTTCTACCTCATCGTCTCCTTGGCACTGGCCGATATAGCTGTGGGTATCCTTGTCATACCGCTGGCCATCGTGGTGAGCCTGGGAGTCGTCATCCACTTCTACTCTTGCCTCTTCATGTGCTGCCTGCTGATGGTTTTCACTAATGCCTCCATCCTGTCTCTCCTGGCTATCGCGATCGACAGGTACCTGAGAGTGAAGCTGCCCACTAG GTACAGAACAATCACCACGAAGAGAAGAATTTGGGTGGCTCTTGGAATTTGCTGGCTGCTGTCCTTGCTGACAGGATTTGTCCCCATGTTTGGATGGAATCAAAGGACTGACACAAAAAGGGCCAGTGAACTCAAGTGCAAATTCACCTCTGTGATGAGAATGGATTACATGGTATATTTCAGCTTCTTCGCCTGGATCCTCATCCCTATGATCCTCATGTGTGCTCTGTATATTGAGATCTTCTACATTATCCGGACAAAGCTAAGTCAAAGTGCAACAAACATGAATGCAGCAAGAGTGTTTTATGGGAAGGAGTTCAAGGCGGCCAAATCTTTGGCCCTCGTCCTCTTCTTGTTTGCTATTTGTTGGCTGCCTTTGTCCATTCTAAACTGTATCCTCTATTTCTGTCCCAAATGTCATATCCCATCACCTCTGTTGTACGTGAGCATTCTGCTGTCTCACTCCAATTCGGTCATGAACCCCATTGTCTATGCTTGCAAGATAAAGAAGTTCAAAGACACTTATACTCTTATTTTAAGAGCCTGTGTTCTGTGCATGAGTCCAAAGCTGGTCAGTCCTAGCATGGAACAAACATCAGACTGCGACCCAGCGACcccttga